Genomic DNA from uncultured Methanospirillum sp.:
AGATTCGCGCAAAACTTCCACGGGTTCAGGATATTCAGGAAGAACCGATTGGGTTCGGACTTGTTGCACTCAAGGTTGTCGTTGTTGTACCGGATGCAGAAGGACAGACCGATGCAGCTGAGGCCGCACTGAATAGCATTCCCGGAATTGAACGGGCAGAGATCATCGGATCAACACTCGTCTAAACTAAAAACAAACCTATTTTTCAGGCTCTTCCTTACATGAATCAGACTGCTGAAGAGTGGTAAGAACCTGTTCAGTCAAATTGCGAATGCGTTCAACTGATCGTTGAAATGCATGTACCTCAAGCGGATCTAGCCTGATTGAGACAGGAAACACCCCTTTCCGGTTTATTCTTGCCGGGACACCGATACAGACGTCGCCAATGTTGTGAACCTCGCTCTTTACGTACGCTGATACTGTCAGGATCCGGTTTTCATTTCCAAGCAGAGTCTTGACGATCGTGGCTATTGCATCTCCCGGCCCCCAGACCGTGGCACCTTTACTGGCAATGATCTGCTGACCTGATGTACGGACCGTTCCCATGATCTCATCAATGGGCAGGTTGCCAAACGAGGGCAGATTCGATATCTGAATGCCACCGATAGTGGTTGCTGACCAGAGAGGCACCATACTCTCCCCGTGTTCACCAATGATGCGCGTATGAACCTCGCTGACATGAACCTGAAAGAACGACGCAATCAGGGATTTCAGTCGCATTGAGTCGAGATGAGTACCGAGGCCAAAGACCTGGTGAGGTTTTTTCCCCGAATACCGGAGCGCCACCGATGTCATGATATCAACCGGGTTTGTTACCATCATGATCATAGACTCGGGAGCGTACTTCTGAACCTGCTGTGACAGGTCTGCTACAACTTTTGCATTCTCATACGCAAGATCCAGACGATCCTGATCAGGTCTGCGTGCCACTCCTGCAGTGATGATGACGACATCAGACCCCTTCATGTCTGCAAGATCACAGCTCCACCGCACCGCACTCGCGGTCCCGGTTGCAGCAAATGAATCGATGAGGTCACGTGAAATTCCATCAAGGAGAGACTGCGAACCTTCGCGGCCGTACAACTGGATCTCCCGGATATACGGTATCCGCGAAATCGAGAGGGCCGCATACTGGCCAACCCGTCCGGTAGCACCAATGATCGTGACTTTTGTCATGAGAATCAGCGTATAAAAATAGGGACACGTTCTCGGTCGACAGACCGTTGCAACCCTGGTCTCAAGCCTTCTCCTCCGCCCCGCAACCCCATGGGCGCCGAACGTTCACGGTAAGTCTGCTCCCTTCCGGGCCTGGACCGTTCCCCGCGACAACAGGTCGTTCCTTCCTCCGAAGGTTTGATTCCTGGCCATCGACCTCACAGGACAGGGTTTCTTCGTTGAAAGCATGGAGAATTCAGGCAGTACGTGTAAGCCTTCCTCGAACTTCGCCCCCTGCGTACCGGCGGTTTCAGGTGACAGGTGACGTCGATCCACCCGGGCTAGTCCCCATTATTATGCGAAGACTTATGGAATAAAAACTTCCCCTCCGACGGTATTCGCCCATCCAGATAAAAAGGACTGATTCTGTCTGAACTGTTTTTTATTAAAGGGATCAAAGACCGTCAGAACCGGGTGATCATGAATCAAGGGAGAGAGTAGTTCCATCCGTCCCTGAAACACCTCAACATCTTTCTCTGAACCATGGCCTTCCGCAACCTGAAGTGGTTCATCATGAACTTTTTCTCGTGAAAGATGGAGAAAATCAGTTGTAAATGTGCATTCATCAAGTCCTAACGAGTCTTTATTCACGAGTAGATTAAACGCAGAAAAATAGGCCGCAGCGTACCAGGGATCATTAAGAAGAACATGATGAACACCGAGGATTCCGCCAGCAATCCCCAGCGTTCCAACACCCGAACAAGCGTCAACAAAGAGAGATGGATGGACCCTTCGTATCGCAGTTTCAACAGAACGGATTTTGGGATCACTTCCATGAGGAAATTCGATATGTGCTGCCCCCTGTTTTTTGTATACTACTACCGGGCCTTTACTGGTTGGAAATAGATCTGCCCTGACATCACAACCGCAAAGAAGGTTCTGTTCAGAACAGACCGGAGGATGAACATCCACCCTATCTCCAATCCCTGGAGGATTTCTCCCCTCGTTGAGAATACCAGATATTTGAGGGACTTCGTGGTATGCACGATGCGCGGTTGCGTCATCAAAAACAGAAGAGATCAGAAGAAAAGAACGGGAGGGAAGAAACGGAGGGGAGCGTAAAAAAATACCAGGATCAATAAGAGGTGTCCCAACGGAAGAGAGGGGCTCATCTCCTGAAAAAAGCCCGGTATCAACCAGGAGAAGGTAGAGCCGGGCATATACATCATCAATGAAAGCCTTGCCACAGTGGCAGGGAGGAGGTGGTGAATCATCGGGAGGCCCGGACTTGTTTCGGATTATTCTGTTGCAATCGGGACATGGAGAAAAATTATCATGCCGCCTGCTGAGGAGATCCTGCGCATAACAGATATGATCTTTCCCACAGACAGGACAATACATTCAGATAATGAATGCTACGAGACCATAGAATAAAAAGTAACCGGGTTATGGGCCTGATGCGATTCGAACGCATGACCGCCCGGTTATGAGCCGGGCGCTCTAACCACTAAGCTACAGGCCCAAAAAGAATAACGCCGCCAACAGGACTCGAACCTGTGACATACTGGTTAACAGCCAGTCACTCTACCAACTGAGTTATGGCGGCTCAGAGGTGCTCTATAATGTAAGATGAATTTCCATATAAATATTATGATATTCTCTCATTCAGGATCTCTGAATGAGTGATCTCATCCCACTCAACAAAACGGATATCTCCTCAATATCAGTATCAAGAGTGGTGAACAGCTCATCTGCCTTCTCGGTCGTGATGGCACCGGTTGGGGAGGCGCGGATATAGCCAAGCCCTTCCATGACCCTGAGCGAGTATCGTATTCGATGCTGGGGAACATCCAATACTTCGGATAATTTGATGATGCCTATCGGCTGATGCTGCGCTACCGTGGATAAGACTTCGAGATGTCTGCCGATTAACTCAATGTCTCCCTTGATCTTCTTTAGCATGACATCCTCATTCAGGCATTTTTATCCAGCCACTCTTTTGTCTTCAGGTATTGTCTTCTGAAAGTTATCATGAGAATCAGTGCTATGATGAGAGATACAACTGATCCCGGAATCCTCCATGCTTGAGGGAAGAGAAAAAGAGCGAGTACCCCCACTGCAAAGAAGAGGATTACTCCATTCAAAATTACTGCATTGTACCAGAATTTCCATTTGAACTGCTCTTTAGCAGACTCGTTCATTATTCATACATCAGTTTTATCATAAAAGTACTTGTGGTCTCATCAGCAATGTGTAGAGGATGGACTACCTCGATGATCTCAT
This window encodes:
- a CDS encoding elongation factor 1-beta — its product is MGDVALIIKAMPESPEVNREDIKKEIRAKLPRVQDIQEEPIGFGLVALKVVVVVPDAEGQTDAAEAALNSIPGIERAEIIGSTLV
- a CDS encoding malate dehydrogenase, which encodes MTKVTIIGATGRVGQYAALSISRIPYIREIQLYGREGSQSLLDGISRDLIDSFAATGTASAVRWSCDLADMKGSDVVIITAGVARRPDQDRLDLAYENAKVVADLSQQVQKYAPESMIMMVTNPVDIMTSVALRYSGKKPHQVFGLGTHLDSMRLKSLIASFFQVHVSEVHTRIIGEHGESMVPLWSATTIGGIQISNLPSFGNLPIDEIMGTVRTSGQQIIASKGATVWGPGDAIATIVKTLLGNENRILTVSAYVKSEVHNIGDVCIGVPARINRKGVFPVSIRLDPLEVHAFQRSVERIRNLTEQVLTTLQQSDSCKEEPEK